GGCGTCGGATGGTTCGCTGATTGCCGTCAGGTCTGGATTGATTTCCAGCCCCCGGCCTGCGTCCACCAGCGCCACTTCACCATCGTTACTGGTAGCGCGTACCTCGTAGCGGTAAACGCCGGTTGTCCATTTAGCAGTTTGAGTGGCAGACACATTAAACCGGTGCCGGTTGCCGTCAGCCGTAGCCGTCACATCAATGGCTGAGGCTCCCCTCAGGTAGAGAGTCATGGTCCAGCGGTCAGCCGGATAGGCGGTAAAGTTAAGATCGAATGCCAGAGTAACACCGGCGGTAATGGTCATTGGAATCACGTCAGGTTACCGGAATCGTTTGCGGGTACTCCTGACTCTAATCCTCCGGCGCTTCTTTTCCTCCGGGGGCTTTTCCGGTTTGGGTTCAGTGGCTGGCTGTTCTTCAGGTTCCTGTTCCTGCTCTTGTTTCTCTGCCTCCATGCGTCGGGCGAGTTTATCCAGATTGACATTCATCAGTTGCAGTGCGGCCAGTGCGTATACACGACAGTCCAGTGCTTCATTTCGTTCTCTGGTTTTGTGCCATTCACGGTGAGGGAAGCCTTTCCGGTAGCGGGTGATTAGTTTCTCGGCGGTTAGTTGTTCAAAATATTCCTGATCCCTGTCGTCTGGAAAATGGCAATAGCCCGGGCCCGGCTCTTTAATACCCAGTCGACGCATGACAATACTTTTTGCCTCATCAACACCCACAGGGAACAGGTCCACAGGCCGGACATTCTTCCGACCATTGCGCTTACGGTTCGGACTGGCCACCACAGGACGACCCCAGCCGCTTACACCTTTAATCGGGAAGACCCGGCGGCCTGCCTTGCCCTTACAATAGTTATAAACATGGTCTGTCTGGTCTGATGAGTCGATGCAGACCGCCAGCAGTTTCATCTGGTGACCGTGTTCATGTTGCCAGACCTGTTCACGGTATCGGTTCAGCTCGTACCAACAGCTGTCCGGGTTCGTTTCCGGCAATGTCGGATCACCGTAAAACACCTGATAATCCAGTGACCAGGATTCATAACCCATACCCCAGCCCACCAGCTCCAGCTCTAAACGGTCTCGCTGAACATCGACACCTGCCGTAATAGCCACCACACCGGCGGGGATTTCTGCCAGATATTGTTCCAGCCGCTTCATCAGAACATGGTGGTCTACCCGCTCGCCGCCTTCTTCCCAGGTCTCCGCCAGTGACACATTCATAAACGTCTGCAGGTCGTTGGCGGCATTCTTCTCCAGAAACGAAATAACAATATCCCGCAACCGGCGGAACATGCTGTATAACTCTGACAGGTGGTAACTGGCATGACCTTTAAATGGCTTGGCACCAATCCATTCACCATTACGGATAGCGGCAAAGCGTTCCGCGTCGTTCCAGATAGCGCCGCAGGTTTTGCAGATATAGCGGGCAGTTTCCGGGTAATGCTCGATGGTTTCGCCCTTGTCGTTGCGCTCCTTGTCCCAGTCAACGCCTGACCATTCCAGTGTCTGTTTCTCTTTGCAGTGGGGACACGGCACATAAAACCGCCGCTGGTCACCGGCTTCAAAACTGGTTTCTATAAACGATGCCCGCTTGACCGTGGGTGTTGAGGTTTCAAACAGAAGACGCTGGTCACCAAAGGTGGCAGCCCGTTGCCAGAGGAGTGAAACCGGATTACCTTCGGCGGTGACTTCGTAGCCGTCCACCTCATCACAGAATATTTTCGGTGCGGATCGTCCCCGCATGGTTTTGGGTGAACCACTCCAGGCGAACATCAGAAAGCCGCCAGGGTAGGATTTCATCTTCTGGTTATTCACGCCCTCACGGCTGCGTGGCTTGGCCATTTTCTCTTTAATCGTTGTGGTGCTTTCCACCATGGGGTCAAACTTGGCATTCAGCCAGGTCTGTAAATCGCCCTCACTGGGCTGCATCATCATCTGGCTTTGTGGGGCGTGGTCAATACAGAATCCCATCGCCATGAGTTGAACCTGAGACTTGCCGGTTTGTGCGCCCCACATTAACGTTATCCGGTAACAGTCCGGATTAACGACCATGTTCATGGGTTCAACCTGAAAAGGCGCATTGGCAAAACGTACAGGGCCGGGCTTGGCATTACCGGCGGGGATCTGGACAAACTGCTCTGCCCATTCGTTGGGTAATAGTTCGGGTGGAGGTTTTACCCGCTTCAGGTTACAGCTGAGAACATCCAGCAGAACATGATTGAACTCATGTGTTGTCGATGATCTCTTGTTCACTGCTGCTCAGCACCTCAAGTCCCTGTTTGATTTCGTCGGTCAGCTCCGCGACAACCTTCTGTTCGTCAGTCTCACCGATGATTCTGGTCACCACTGACTTTGGTACCTGAAGCATCCGGGTTCTGAACGTCAGCAACAGACTGCCCCAGAGTCTATCCACCTGATCAGCAGGTACCAGACGATTCCTTTCTTCCTCTTCCTTCAGTTCCGCAAGGTTGGCCTGATGGTGTAACAACCTTGCCCGTTCTTCCTCCGAATCGTAATCACCTTCTTTGGTCAGCTTCTGAATCTCTCTGTCAATTAACCACTGGATAACCAGGGTCGAATCATAGTGAGTCTGTTTGCTTGAGCTGGAATGAATCGGTATCCCGTCTTTGGTCATTCTTTGAATCTGTCGGGTACTCTTACCGATGATGTCAGCCAGTTCTTTTTGATTAACAATTGACATCTAATGTCGCCTATCTTGTTGGGTTGACTATCCTGTAGGCTCCGTCGTTACTGGAATGTCGCCTATAAAAAGAGCCAATAGGCGACATCCAATTTCAACCCCCACCCTCACTGAAAATCCCGCGACCATTCCCACCCGCCGCACTTTGCCCGGGAAGAACCTACTCCGGCTTGTGATAGCTGCTTGCTCTTGTCGCTGCTGCCCCGTGTCGTGCCGACCCAGTAGGTGATTGATGCGCCCCAGAGGGTGACGGCCTGACCGAACAGCATGTAAGCGACTTCCTTGTTACCTTCGGGCAGTTCGGTGTTAAACAGCGCCATCAGCAACGCGCCGACAATCGTTGTCATCAGGAGCGTGATCACCGCAGGCATACGACTGTCTTTGTGTGTCTGCCGGGCGTTAGCCTTGTCCGCCAGCTCAACCTGCAGGGTCTTGAATGCCAGCTCCCTGACCTGCTGTTCATTCTCCAGCTCAAACTGTTTCAGCTTCACCAGCGCTTCAGGGTCTTGCTGAATTGCTCTGGCCACGGCGACCGGTTCAGACTCCACCCCCAGCGCATTAGCCACCATTGCCCCCATCGCCGCACCAGCGGGACCACCTAAGGCAGTGCCTACCAATGGGGCAGACTTAGCCAACAAATCCTTAACGATGTTCCAGTTCATGTTAATAGCTCCATAGCCATGGGCGATTACCCGTTGTTGAAATATCGAGGTGAATAAACCGACTGCCATGGTCGCCTTTCTGGCTAACACCTATGCCCGTAAAGCCCATTCCAATCGCTGTTTTGAGAAGTGCGAAGGCTTGAACTCCGGAACACTGGATATCAATCGCCAGACCTTTAGCGTGGGTGCCAGGCCGGGGCTTGTTGCGCTCACTTGGGTGGTTTGGGCAGCGGTAGGCAGAGGACACCTTCAGAGGCCCACAGCGATCACGCAGTTGCTGAACTTTATCCATCAAGGCTGGATCAATGTGGCGACCTGACTGGCTATCACAATGACCACACTTGCAGGCCAGTTCGGCATAGGTGAAATTCTTCCAGGGGGAATCGCTCATCACTTGCCCCCCTTGCGAATCGAGTCAATGAAGGCTTTCGGGTTGCGCTGCCACTGGTCCGCCAGTTGAATCAACCCCTCCACCAGCTCCCGACTGAGCAGACTGGCAACACCGACAATGGCATTCTTTGTGCCGCTGGACAGGTCAACCTCTGCCAGTCCTTCACCCACCAGGTAAGCGACAAACGCCGCGACAAACACCGCCCGCAATACCGCCAGAAAGGTGATATGCCGGGCATCCATAATCAACCTGACCACAGCAGCCCCTACTGCAATACAGACCGTTAACACCTTGGGGCTCCATTCGTTGTTCATCTCATCCATGGACTGCGCCTTTTTTTTGTTACGTCCGAAATGGTTCCATCCGGATTTTTCCGGCTTTTTGTTCATTTTTCCTCCGGGCTGTTTTCCAGTT
Above is a genomic segment from Endozoicomonas euniceicola containing:
- a CDS encoding phage terminase large subunit family protein, whose protein sequence is MNKRSSTTHEFNHVLLDVLSCNLKRVKPPPELLPNEWAEQFVQIPAGNAKPGPVRFANAPFQVEPMNMVVNPDCYRITLMWGAQTGKSQVQLMAMGFCIDHAPQSQMMMQPSEGDLQTWLNAKFDPMVESTTTIKEKMAKPRSREGVNNQKMKSYPGGFLMFAWSGSPKTMRGRSAPKIFCDEVDGYEVTAEGNPVSLLWQRAATFGDQRLLFETSTPTVKRASFIETSFEAGDQRRFYVPCPHCKEKQTLEWSGVDWDKERNDKGETIEHYPETARYICKTCGAIWNDAERFAAIRNGEWIGAKPFKGHASYHLSELYSMFRRLRDIVISFLEKNAANDLQTFMNVSLAETWEEGGERVDHHVLMKRLEQYLAEIPAGVVAITAGVDVQRDRLELELVGWGMGYESWSLDYQVFYGDPTLPETNPDSCWYELNRYREQVWQHEHGHQMKLLAVCIDSSDQTDHVYNYCKGKAGRRVFPIKGVSGWGRPVVASPNRKRNGRKNVRPVDLFPVGVDEAKSIVMRRLGIKEPGPGYCHFPDDRDQEYFEQLTAEKLITRYRKGFPHREWHKTRERNEALDCRVYALAALQLMNVNLDKLARRMEAEKQEQEQEPEEQPATEPKPEKPPEEKKRRRIRVRSTRKRFR
- a CDS encoding terminase small subunit produces the protein MSIVNQKELADIIGKSTRQIQRMTKDGIPIHSSSSKQTHYDSTLVIQWLIDREIQKLTKEGDYDSEEERARLLHHQANLAELKEEEERNRLVPADQVDRLWGSLLLTFRTRMLQVPKSVVTRIIGETDEQKVVAELTDEIKQGLEVLSSSEQEIIDNT
- a CDS encoding YcbK family protein, giving the protein MSDSPWKNFTYAELACKCGHCDSQSGRHIDPALMDKVQQLRDRCGPLKVSSAYRCPNHPSERNKPRPGTHAKGLAIDIQCSGVQAFALLKTAIGMGFTGIGVSQKGDHGSRFIHLDISTTGNRPWLWSY
- a CDS encoding phage holin family protein → MNKKPEKSGWNHFGRNKKKAQSMDEMNNEWSPKVLTVCIAVGAAVVRLIMDARHITFLAVLRAVFVAAFVAYLVGEGLAEVDLSSGTKNAIVGVASLLSRELVEGLIQLADQWQRNPKAFIDSIRKGGK